The genomic region TCTTAAAGGCGTGTCGTTTAATGACCCGTAAAGACAATTGTATCTAgtgctttaaggaatattctgggttcaatacaagttaaactcaatcgacagcatttgtggaataatgttgattaccaaataataataataataataataataataatcatttagacttgttttgtttaacaaaataaataatgcaagtgcttttataaaattataagcttcacatttctgactttaaaccctccaaaaattggccccattaacttccattgcaagtgcctcactgtaaattaatgtttgttttttataaagaagagggacgagtcaaaatagttttttgtagtaatcaacattatgccacaaatactgtcgactgatcttaacttgtaatgaacccaaaAAATTCCTTAAATGAGCTCTGAAATGTCTGTGTTAGGATAGACCGGATCACTTGATTGTCTTGTGTGACTATTAGTCTTTTTACTAGTCTAAAAGTTAGTTTCAGCAAAACTTTGTATTTGTAAAaaatttttattaccatataaataccatggtagACCAATTTTACAGCATCTGTCACCATCACTGTATGatggtactgccacagtgctTTTTTCCAAGCGATTTGTTTAGAAATGACATATTTGTACGACAATTTAATTAAGTggataatttctttaaaaacaaagctgtacTGCAGTAACAGAGTGcagtggatggatagatggatggatggatggacaaaatTTAGATGTCatatgtatgtttacatggactcAGGGAGGAGGCAGTGTCATGACTCCACGTGAGCAGCTAAGGAAGATAACAGCACTTGGAGAGCAAGGTGCTCTAGATGAGAAACACTGGTACCGACTAGTCAATGGAATGTCTACTGGAGGTTAGACTTTATCACAAATAACAGTGGCTGTTATAAAATGGATATGATTGAAAAATATCTGCAACAGTTTAAACCACAGAGAAATTTGCAATAAACTGAATTGTTTACACTTGCCTTTATTTTGATGTGTTGCTCTGTGTGTTGTAAGCAGAGTTGCGGCAGAGGCAGGAGCTCATGATGAGGAACCAGATGGCAATGGCTCCACAGATCCTGGTTCAGGGGCAGCAGAGACTGCAGGGTGTGCCCACACAGTTTGATCCCCGCTTCATGGAGAGGTCTGTTAGAATTTTCCCTAAACATcaactcaaaaatgcataaaacttAATGTAAAGTTGAGATTGGAAGTTGAACTTTGATGATGAACTAATCCTCTTTTATCTGCAGGGAACTGGTGCCACCCACTGAAATGGTATCAGCTGATGCTAGACAAATCCACATGGGTACCCATCTTGGTCCACCTCCGCCCCAAAATTCCAATGTTATTCCAGGCCGAGGATTCCCTGGAACAGGTTAGAATGTAGTTATATTCAggcaaataatacagaaaattacTCCTTTTTAAGGCAAAATATTGTGGCAGTCTGCAGATATAACCAGTAGGAAAGGaaaaaatcaagtcatttttatttgtatagcgcttttcacaacatgcatcgtttcaaagcagctttacagaaaatcatgcattaacagaaaatgaaaccataatatctataaagtcttagagtcatcattgtgtagtttgattaaataatattgtaaattgtgtataaaaataaataattaaacaattatttagaaccccagtgagcaagccgaaggcgactgtggcaaggaacacaaactccataagatgttggttaatagagaaaaataaccttgggagaaaccagactcactgtgggggccagttcccctctggctaacagcatgaatataatgccaatgttagttattaatgtgcagtgcaggtcatggtttaaaattattaaactaagtaaatgttaagggtcagtgtttaaacaaagattttttatgaactgtaagattaatgactaatgtctttgaagcctggattaactgcagaagttcacattgatgcattgtcctttgttaattggccttttgttggcaaataattgatagtctatgtattccattttaagagtgtagtccatcattagaccaaggtgatgcaggcagagtaATTTGGGTTAGGTCTATCCtaggtccaaggttcaggcagtggcatatgcataTGAAgcatcccatgtcttatggttggagttgacatcagttcatcccctgaagtccattgtaatagactgaagtgatgtctggctggcaccagctgcgtttagtcgtcatcactcagagacacatagcagtggagtccgacaccaagcaggaatggaggtggatctggccggctctggtaacctcgggatatgaatccagaggttgagacagggaaacaaatagaataatattagcatagatgccatttaattttttgcagagttatagagcaaaaaaacaaatgagatctctttaatatgctAACTGTTTCTCCTATACACCAATGAAATAAAGAGATATGTAAGCtaataacattttcctctgggaATTTGCAGGTTATGGCTACCTTCCTGCTGAAACCATGGAAACAGTTGCAAGACGACAAGAGTTAATTCACAAGCAGAATATAGCCAGGTAACTTTCAGTGCATTTGTTTCCAATGTTTGCCATTAAATTCACACACAATTGCAACAAACctcatagttgttgttttttaataatttaataataataattgtatttctgAAATGAGGATGGAGATGAATGCTATCCTGCACCAAAAAGAGCTGGAGAATGCCCACCAAAAGGGTCTGATTGGCATGGAGAATCCCATGATGTACCAGGGCATCCAACACAATCCCATGGCCTTCAGGGGCCGCCAGCGACTTCCAGATGGACATGATGTCTTCATCCACCGTACTGCCCTTGAAGACTTGCATGCTAACAGTCTCCTCATATCAAGCCCCTACCCACCAATCAGCACACTGCAAAGGGAGCGAGGACGCAGGACAGGCAGAAGAGCCACCAATCACAAGAGCTCAGACAGCAACCTCACACTCCCCAAATGCCAATCAGAAGAGAAGAATGTAGAGCAAAGTCCAGGAGGTGCTTCATGGGAGGAGAAGGAGGCAGGAGGAAAAGGTGACATGAGTAATGAGGCCCCCATCCACAAACCACACCACACCAATATGGAAACTGAGCTGTCTTCAGGCAGCAGTAGAAAAAGTTTTAAAGAAGGAGAGCCTGGGATTCGCAAAGCCTGTATTAGTCGACAGGAGGGCTGTTCAGAAGTCACCAACTACAAAGCTAGCACCAGTGACAAAGACATATCCAACCCATGCTCAGCTTTCCAAGAGAAGTTTCTGCACCCTTCTGCCACTGGCCCAACTGGCATGCCCTACATGCTTCCAATGCCAGGAAATGGACTTCTACCAATTGGTGAGCTTGCTATTTTTCCTTTTGTATTTCTTTAATGCAGTGCTTGTGTTTAGCTGTTTGTTACACATGTTTTGTCAGCTAAAGAAGCATTCCAGgatcaatacaagctaagctcaatcgacagaatttgggGCATAATGgtgcttaccacaacaacaacaaaattactcGTCCCACAATAACGTAAGAAATtgctgttacagtaaggcacttacaatggaaatgaatgtggCTATTccgtttaaaaagtatagccacaacatgtAAACGTTATatgcattaacatttttattttgacgttttagtgtgataaaatttggGATTTACTGGTGTCATGGCATTTAACAGATTAAAGAGTTTCCAGTGTTATGTTGTCATAACAGCGAAGTTTTAATATTGGATAGAATTTGATCaatataattaaatacaatttgatcacaaaaaaaaatcaagttaaaacataaaatgtt from Myxocyprinus asiaticus isolate MX2 ecotype Aquarium Trade chromosome 5, UBuf_Myxa_2, whole genome shotgun sequence harbors:
- the LOC127441538 gene encoding sterile alpha motif domain-containing protein 7-like translates to MTPREQLRKITALGEQGALDEKHWYRLVNGMSTGELRQRQELMMRNQMAMAPQILVQGQQRLQGVPTQFDPRFMERELVPPTEMVSADARQIHMGTHLGPPPPQNSNVIPGRGFPGTGYGYLPAETMETVARRQELIHKQNIARMEMNAILHQKELENAHQKGLIGMENPMMYQGIQHNPMAFRGRQRLPDGHDVFIHRTALEDLHANSLLISSPYPPISTLQRERGRRTGRRATNHKSSDSNLTLPKCQSEEKNVEQSPGGASWEEKEAGGKGDMSNEAPIHKPHHTNMETELSSGSSRKSFKEGEPGIRKACISRQEGCSEVTNYKASTSDKDISNPCSAFQEKFLHPSATGPTGMPYMLPMPGNGLLPIGPSNMFLNGEEMSSQEDVRKWTVDDVYNFISEIPSCSEYAQTFKDHMIDGETLPLLTEDHLLDTLGLKLGPALKIRSLLSRRLGNMYYNMMNLPLPVSGLQLAPEKGGDRSSDISSPLNCNNVEMLGSPRDTEALKSTEPVTEADNPSPTQMSETT